The following nucleotide sequence is from Triticum dicoccoides isolate Atlit2015 ecotype Zavitan chromosome 7B, WEW_v2.0, whole genome shotgun sequence.
ATCCTACTCCACAAGATCAGCATATAAGACGAAATTCTGGCCCAAGGAAGCAGCGCCAACAGCGGAATTCACTTGGAAGTCCAAAGCACCACTTCGATGTCGCTTATTTGCTTGGCTTGCCTTGCAGAACCGATGTCGGACTTCCGACAGGTTGGCAAGATGAGGGTTGGATCGCCAGGAGACGTGCCCATTCTGCGACTAAGAGGAGGAAAGCATACATCATATCCTACTTCAATGCGCCTTTATGAGATGTAGGCGCGCGTCTGCGCCGCTTGGGGCAAGACAGAGTGGACACCGACCCCTACTTCAAACCTGGGAACTTGGTGCACGAGTAACACGGACGGAGCCGTGGGAGGCAAGGATGCTCGGGCCATGTTGATTCTGATGATGTGAGAGCTTTGAAAGCATAGAAACGAGATCGTTTTTTATGGAGATGCTCCTTCGAGTTCATTTGTAATTAAGCGGATTGCCATAGAACGTGGGGTGTGGAAGGCGGCTGGCCTGTTTAAATCAGATATGGATAGAGCCTTAGGGGCCATAGAGGTCGGGCATGATGCGAGGGCAATCCGAGTGAAGTTGGGTTATGTAACCTTATGTAACACCAACGTGGAGGGATCTTCTAATCATCATCTTTTCCTTTAATATATAGTACGCACACTCGTGCATATTTGAGAAAAAGAAAATCATTTGTTGATTGAAACATCACGTGCAAAAAAAATTAGAATAGTATGTACGATATTGTTCATGAAAATACAACAACAAATTCCCATAGCAACGCCTGGATACATGCGCCGGCagaaaatagcagaataatgacgtCTCCTGCGCGCGCGCCTAAGCTCCCGCCACGTACCCTCGTGCTGCCGGCCAAAAGAGCGCGTGGTTCCTCAGCATCACCGCCACCTTCCGTCCGTATTGCTCGCTCACGCTCCATTAGCTGCCCACACGGCCAGACCAGATGCAAAGCCAAAGCCACCACTAGGTCCAAGCTGAACTAACTAACGGTTTTGCTCCGACCGATCGATAGTGCCCGGAGCGGTCACGCCGGCCGACCTCGAATTAATTCGCGACCACGCAACGAACACGCGCGCAGCTAGCAGGCGGGCCGAATAAAAACTTGCTTAGCGCCCAGTGCAGCGCACCGTTGCGTCGATCGGTCCTTTGCCGCCCTGTTCCCGATAGCCCGGTCGATCACGACATGCTAAAGAGGTAGCGGCAGCAGCTAGCCTTCGCCCTCACatcacgccgccgccgtcgtcgtcgtcgtcgtcttcttctttGTGCTGCTTCCACTACTCGAGCTAGCTCGCTCGATCGCTTTTGCTCGCGGCGGCCAGGCGTACATCACGAGGGGCGGCCGCAGGAGGGAGGGGTCGAGATGCATCAGATAGGGAGCGGCATGTACGTGTCCGGCCGGGCGCCGGACAGGAAGCGGGAGCGGCATCTGTCGTCGGGGTCGGTGGCCACGCCGCCGTACACTGGCGGGGACCTGTCGCGGTCCGGCGAGCTGGGCCGGATGTTCGACGTCGCCTCCTCAGCGTGGCAGTCGCAGGCGccgtccccggcctcctcctctcgcCGCAGCTCCGGGCACCTGCCGCTGCCGCCTCGGCCTGCCCCGTCGCCGTCGGCGTCCGGACCGCTGTCGCAGCTCTCGCACTCGGGCCTCCTCGTGGGCCCGTCGcctcccgccgcgccgtcgccggcgCGAGgagggtcgtggaggaaggcgagcAGGAGGCGCGCGGCCGCCATGGAGGAGGCGGCGCCCGTCGTGGCGCGCGGGAGCACGAGGCTCGGCGTCCCGTTCGCGTGCTACGTGCTGCTGCTCGTGGCCGCCGCGGCCGGGGTCGGCGCCGGCTTGTTCTTCCTCGTGGCGTGGCGCCGGTGGGAGGCGCTCGCGGcggcaggtggcgccgtggcggcAGCCGCGGCCGTGCTCTCCTGGAACTTTCTGCGgtgcgcggcggaggcggagcggTTCTTCCGGCTGTCCCCCGACACGGTGTTCGAGCAGGGGGACATGCCCATCGGCGAGCTCGTCAAGATCACCGGGGTGAGCCGCGCCTCATACCTTTCTGTTTTGCTCACGTGCAAAATTCGTTATCGCTACGTTGATCAATGATCAGACACCGTTTCATCAGTTGTTTGCCAAGAATTTGCATGCTAATTTAATTGCTTAATAACATCGTAACGGAATATAGTTCGAGCGTGCCACTGTCCAGCTTTCAGAGGCGTCTCCTGAAGCTTAGCTCGGCAGCAAGCGACGCATATGCCAATCTAACCCGGCAGTCCAAACTGCTGGAGCTGCTTTGCTTGCACATCGTAAGCGTCAGAGACTGTCAAAAACGGGTTTAAGCAACATGTGGTGGTCAATGGCTTCCCTGCCATGCATTACCTCTGGTGGAACACAAGCTACCGGGCCACTTTTGCTTCACCAAGGCACTGCATTGCTAATTACCTCTGCAAGCAACAAGCCAACAATGATCAGCCAAAGATAATTAGACTTACAAAAAGGCTGAACATTACACCGTGCCAGCGTGCGTGTGCGTGTAGTTACTGAAGCTATTCTCTGACATGGTCTGACGCCGTGCCGTGCTTTGCATTGCAGCAAGTGACCTGCGGCCGGGTGCCCGTGGGAGCCTGCTTCCACGACGCCGCCCGGTGCGTCTTCACGTCGGTCCGGATGTACGGCCGCCGTGGGTGGGCGTGGACCTGCTGCTGCTCCCGGTGGCAGCTCAGGCACTCCGAGGTCAGTCAGTCAGGCTCTGCTACCCTCGTAAACCCACTGCCTGAACAAGTGCACTCAGGTGTTGACGGTATGTCTTGTGACCCTGTCAGGCGCGGTCGACGAACTTCTACATCTCCGACAGGAACTCCGGGAGGAGGTTCTACGTGCGCGCCGGGGAGGGCGCCAAGATCACCTGGATGATCAACCGGAAAACCATCAGCTTCGATGGCGGCGACGGCAAGGGCAAGGGCGCGTCGCGGAGCCTCAAGAGCTGGGCGGCGAGCACCGGCGTGTCCTGCGACGGCGCCGTGCGAGTCGAAGAAGGGTAAGGGTCTTGGTGGCTCAGTTTCAGAGCACAACAATGTAGTAAGTCACATGTTCAGCAAAGCTGCAACcaacttcttcctttttccttgacAGGTTCATCAGGGAGGGAGACACGGCGAGCGTGATCGGCGTGCTCAAGAGGCACCACGCCTTCGACGTCGTCGACGCGCCGGACGGCGTGGTGGCCACCGGCTGCCAGCCGGCGAGGTGCATGTTCCCCGTGCTCGTCGAGGGGCTGGTGCTCATCGGCAGCGACGACCCCGACGAGGGCGTCTACATGGTCTAAGCTTAAGCTTGCGACGACTGACCGGCCGGCCTCGAGCTGCTTTGACAGTTTCAGTGCTGACTATATTAACAGTTTCAGCGCCTACCGTATTAGGTCTGGGTTTCGCAGCAGAAGGatctgctgcatactgaatgctgtAAATTAGAGTGGGTTTATAGGCTTGCCCGGGTTTGATGTTGTGCTAGCagtacttttttttctctctcttcctCTTTTTGCTCTTCTCCAAGTACAGCTCTGTCGCTTTTTGGATCACAGCGTGCTTAAACCATTGTAATGTTTCACAGGCACCTTTTCTCATGTAAAAGGGTTGGCTTTGCATTGTTTGCAGCAAGGTGTGCTTTACACATGTAAAAAGATTGGCTTTGCATTGTTTTCAGCCATATATGCTTTTCACATGTACTAATAATACTGATTTCGCATTCGCATTTAGTGAAATGCATCAGAGATCCCAAAACATCTGAAATTATATACTACTACCTCTGTTCACAGCATTTTTGCAGTtcaaattgaactgcaaaaacgtcttgcatttaggaacagaggtagtagcttcaaacaGTTTTCGCAGCCCTCTACCTGTGACATTGTTGAAGAAGTCGTTAACCCCAATTCAGCTCAGCCTTCGGAAACAGTTTTACCTTTTTCTTTTTGAGGGTGGAAACAGTTTTTTTCAATACTATACCCTTTGAAATTATTAATAATAAGAACTTGAATTATTTTCTTTACTGGCGGACTAGACATATCGACAAGCTTATTTGGTTTCTACCAAGAATTTGAATAATGGGCAGAATGCCCCAAGACACACTGTTATGCCCCGAACCTGAACCTACTCCAGAGCTTTAGTGTATAAAGGAATGACTAAACCGAATAGCATCCCATTCACCGACCTAAGGACAAAAAGGGGAGAAGCGCCCCGAGGTGCTAGCTAATCCAAGTAGAAGAGCGTTACGATCTTCCGCATGTTCTTTGCCTCCTGGCAGGTCTCCATCAGCAGCCTGCTGTCATGAAACGCAAAGCATATCACCTGTTGGACCTTCGAGATGATGTCCATGTTGCATAACCTGAAAAATAACAAGAGATATTTTTATAATGTGATGGCACAAgacaaataaaaatcaaatgataTATATTTCATCAAAAGTGGTAATATCAAGTGTGACAAATCAAATGTGATGAAACTACTGACATAGCAACAACAACAGAAAGTGAACCCAAAGCTAAAGAATAGGAACTGAAAGCAATTTGAACAGAAAGCTAACAAACCTGCTAGCCTCAATTAGTGGTAGATGGTCATACTGAGGTTTCTCAATCAAGTTTTGTACCTGAAAATTAACAGAATGTCACTGAAACATATCCAATGTATCACCTGAAAACAGAGCATCAGCTTTGCAAGCTAAAGCAGGATAAGAAATCACTTCTGCGAGGCACTTTGTTAGAACTAACACATGTTACAGCATTGATCTAGTAAGTTGCCAAGAATCCTAGGAGCCCTggtggtgcctcgggaatccctacAATTTTAGTTCTGCGGTTTTGTTTGTTAACTCAAATCACCTGATAAGATACTACTCGGTCAATAAATAAAGTGTTGTTAGTTTATCCTTTTAAGAAAAGATGGTCTCAGAAGATTGAGATCTCTGAAACCTGGACTGGTTAGGAAATTTTCAGCACAGGACACCAAAGTACCCTGAAATGGAACTGCTACAGACTGGTACTTGGGCTTGGCGAAGTAAAATATATCATCTCACTGGTGGAGTAGACGATGAAGCACATATTCTCCAGCATAGCAGTGCATTGTTTATAAGGTGGTAAAGCGACCTAAGACAAGCATACCTGCTCTAGCGGGTAGGTGACGCCTAAGCACCTAAGGCGGGCATATTTGTAAGGCGCTGCCATGGCGCCTTATCGCCTAAGCGTCTAAGGCAGGACGCCTTAAAAACAATGTAGCGGTGCCTCCATGGCTCAGATGTCTGCCAGTAGGATTTGCATCAGCAACTCCAAGGGTTACCAGCGAACAGTCTGAAAATGGCACCCTCTACCACTGTGGACAGGAGACTGGGATACCTTAACCACACTGGTTCGCTTCAGTGGGCAGAGAAGGTGAGAAGTAGCAGATCCAGGAGTCTAAATCCTAGGTGTCGAGATCAAGATCTAAAGCTGTTGAAGATCATTCTCGGTCCTTTTCCCTCTAGTTACCTGAGGCTAACCGAAAATGAGTGCAGAGCCTGAAAGAGGAGCTTGGAGAGGGGCAGGGCAGATGAGGGCAGGCTTTTTCCCCTCACGTGCTTCTATTGTATGATCAAGATTAAAAATCCAAGGTCTGAATGAGAATAAAATAACTGCATGCATTTCTAAGATTGTTCATAATGGACATATCAGGTGATAACTTCTCTGATAACGGAAGCCTGAAACTTCACAGGTCACAATACAAGCCATTCAATCAGTTGTTGGTTATCACCTTTGACCATGACTTGGGTCCAATAGACAAAGTTCATTCACAGGTTGATTGAGGGGTTCAGCTTATGACTTCATGTTATTCAATTTTATGCGGAATTCTCATATAATGAACCTTTCCATTATTTGGTTATGGGCGCACTGAGATTGTGATGAGCAATCTAGACATAGACAATTACAAATTGGCATGAATAGAAAATATAATACAAAAAGAAAGCTGGTGTATTTAGGGTTCCTAGTAAAGTTTTGGAACAAAAATAAACTAGAATGACCTATACAGAACTGAAATACCGCATATTCTTACTTTAGATAATAGCTCTTGGCTTTCAGGAGGTTGCTTCTTTAGACTTTGAGGCAAAATTACGGTAAGCAATTCTGGCTTCTCAGCTCTCAAAGCACCCCTAATAACAGCTGCATTAGTCCCAGAAGCACCAGATGTGAATATATGATTTTTCTGCAATTAACACATAAACATTAATTACAGGTGTGGAGGAATCAAGATGCAATGAACAATGATAACATATAGCACAGTGACATACTGTTATGACCATAGCATAACTCAAGATCTCAATAAGTTGTTGATGCATATAACCCATGTTCCGGGTACCAAAGAAACCTATTGATCGGGGTCCTTGCTGCTGAATAGCCAGCAATTCCTGTATCGTCACCAATAAAGTGAGATTAACCCATAGTATAAACCAACAAGTCAAGTATTGATACGCATATTATTACACTAAAGATTGATGAACTGCATGGAATATTCGGTGATCCCAGGCAAAGTTTAGACACTGAACTTAATAAAATGAAAAGAGAAGAGTAAAAGGCACCTGAAGGTAATCGAGATCTGGGAGTGGCTTGTATTCTGGAGCATCAACTGTTGCAGTGCCTCTAACAAGAGTCTCTACTTGAGTAGGAATCTTTGCACCATCGTCATCATCTGGCCCAAACATAATAGGTTCGTCTTGTCCTTGAGTTCTTCCATCACCTTCATGCCCATCTCTTCTCATGTATCGGCAGAGAAACTATACGAGCACAATAAAAACAGCCCCTGGCAGTAAATCATTAGTGAAAACCAAATATATTACAGCATACTGACATCAAATAAGTAGAGCAATATCTAAGGTTTATGGTTTGCTCTCCTGCACAATGGTCGGAATTGATTATACTCGTCTATTCATGTCAGATATGAAACACGGACATGTGTCCAGCACATCCAAAATGTTTTCGTCATACTGGAGTTACATGTGGTATTCCGGAGATTCCTATTCATTCGTTCAAAGATTCCTATTCAGGTCATATGGGCATATGGCATATAGCAGTTCAAAGATGCCTACAAAGGCCACTCAAAAGTCAAAATATTGCACAGAATATATGGCAGCACCTGTTCAACTGAACATAAAACAACTGGAAAGCAAATATTACACTTTAAAGTTCCAAGATTCCTACCAAGGCCACTTGAGAATAACAGAGACAACAGCATATAGCAGCAGCTGTCCAACTGAAAAAGAAATACTACACTTTGCAATTCGCACCCAACAACCCAAGCTCAAAAGGTTTGTGCATCTAAAGCCATTAAGCTTTTAGGAAAATGAGATCTTGAATTACAAATGTCTGAACAAGAAACTCTAGCGGGAAATAACTTTGCCTGTGCCACTGATGTTAGTGCAAAGCAGATGATGGTCATATTATCACTTTCAAGACAGACAGGATGGTACTACTAAGCAAATTGTGCGTGCCCAGAACAAACAATCTGCGATTTCTAAATTCCAACTCCGACATCCAATTTTCAACAGATACGATGCATCATCAGAAATCTAATAGTAGTACATACATTTTCGTAAGATAAAATTTACTCCATATCCACTAGAAAAAATGGAAGAAACAACACAATCTACGAACGCTACAGATGAAGCACCAGGGGTGGGGACGCCATGCCTCACCTGAGTGGCCGTATGCGCGGCCTCATCGGGCCCCAATCGCCGTGGCCGGGGCAGAGGCGGCGCGCGTAGCGGGCTCGCCGGCGCGCGCCGGGAgcaggcgagggaggcggcgcacgacggccgccgcgtctcccgggcGGACGACGGCGGGGGCGCGAGCGCGGCGGCCGTGCGGAGGAGGGACGCCATGGGACGGCGGGCGGGGGAGGGAGGAAGGACTGGATGGAGCagagaggggggaggggaggggggttttgcttgctggTGCTATCGGGATGCGGGAGAAGCGAACAGCGGGACGCACACGGGATATCTCCGTCTCGCTCTTGCTTCGGGTGGATGGATTGATGGATGGATCCACACGGCCAGGCCGGACCACGGTGTTTTCGGCCTCTCGGCGGACTACGACCGCCGCCGGCCCCAGGCATGTGCTTCACCTAAATTCATACTGCTACCCTTTGTTTGTTCACAATGAAAAATGCACTTTGTTTTGGCCGTCAGGTTTGGAGTATGAAATCACAATGCAAATCTAATGATGATGTTTTTTGTGTCGCACTATCGACGTGTTTTGAACTGTAAAAATGTGATTATTTGCCTACTGTCTCTCGAAAAAAAAGGAGAATATACTCGTGATATTCGGTGTTTACTAGCAGCTGTCTACTTGTTTCCTTTTCAGAAATGTTAACGCCCATACGTGTGgacgtttgcacatcgcccacacacctccatcaccactcattttgccacgtatgaatagatgacatcagcggaattttttttggttttcggcttaaaaatgttgtatctcctaaataaaaaagcgaattaaaaatccgttttcaccattaaatccgtctcgacgaggtcttcaaaactagaccccatgttgatatgtttcgacgaattttttttttgccagaagttgccacgatgtttacactgcagttgccatagggcttaaactaaagttgccatgtggcaattttagtttgtagatcatgtcaattttagtattttgatgatggcaactccagtactttgaccatgaaaattattttttgtatgaaccatggcaattttacgtgcatgtatcatggcaattttagtttatggttcatggcaagtctagtttcttaattccccgttttataaatgtcaaaatttacttttaaatgtagaagaaaatagctgaaacatatcatggcaacttcagtataaacatcatggcaattcatatgcaatagacatgacaacttttaatcaaaaaaaaatttcatcaaaacatatcaacatgggatctagtttcgaagatctcatcgcgagggatttaatggtgaaaacggattttcaatcggatttttcgtttaagagataaaacattttaaaaactgaaaatccaaaaagattcctgcatgcatgcatgcgatgacgtggcaatctgtttacattagagacgtgtggtgcatctcccttcctgccacacgtatggcagttagcgcgacccttCCTTTTAACAATTTGTTTTTAATTTGTTATACAATTGTGTCACTGGAATGCacatcattccctcaaaaaaaaggaaTGCACATCATGCATCACACGTTGATCCAATTTATTAATGATTGACTAACAATTGAGAAAATGTTTAAGTTGCCAAAATATAAAAACGCTATGAGACTTTCCTCTGGCATCCATCATGAAAAACAGAAAACATATAATACACGGTCACAAATATGTCAACAAAATTAACCAAATCAACATATCCATTCATGTGTATGCTCAAGACATAGTTGC
It contains:
- the LOC119338135 gene encoding uncharacterized protein LOC119338135, whose protein sequence is MASLLRTAAALAPPPSSARETRRPSCAASLACSRRAPASPLRAPPLPRPRRLGPDEAAHTATQFLCRYMRRDGHEGDGRTQGQDEPIMFGPDDDDGAKIPTQVETLVRGTATVDAPEYKPLPDLDYLQELLAIQQQGPRSIGFFGTRNMGYMHQQLIEILSYAMVITKNHIFTSGASGTNAAVIRGALRAEKPELLTVILPQSLKKQPPESQELLSKVQNLIEKPQYDHLPLIEASRLCNMDIISKVQQVICFAFHDSRLLMETCQEAKNMRKIVTLFYLD
- the LOC119336241 gene encoding uncharacterized membrane protein At1g16860-like encodes the protein MHQIGSGMYVSGRAPDRKRERHLSSGSVATPPYTGGDLSRSGELGRMFDVASSAWQSQAPSPASSSRRSSGHLPLPPRPAPSPSASGPLSQLSHSGLLVGPSPPAAPSPARGGSWRKASRRRAAAMEEAAPVVARGSTRLGVPFACYVLLLVAAAAGVGAGLFFLVAWRRWEALAAAGGAVAAAAAVLSWNFLRCAAEAERFFRLSPDTVFEQGDMPIGELVKITGQVTCGRVPVGACFHDAARCVFTSVRMYGRRGWAWTCCCSRWQLRHSEARSTNFYISDRNSGRRFYVRAGEGAKITWMINRKTISFDGGDGKGKGASRSLKSWAASTGVSCDGAVRVEEGFIREGDTASVIGVLKRHHAFDVVDAPDGVVATGCQPARCMFPVLVEGLVLIGSDDPDEGVYMV